A stretch of the Selenomonadales bacterium genome encodes the following:
- the ablA gene encoding lysine 2,3-aminomutase: MPHQRDIPLWKDIADAEWNDWHWQVRNRIQDVTALAQVVTLTPDESEAVSATLGALRMAITPYYASLIDPDDSCCPVRRQAIPTERELVHAPEDMADPLHEDSDSPVPGLTHRYPDRVLFLVTDQCAMYCRHCTRRRFAGQNDQPASLAQIDRCIEYVANTPVVRDVVVSGGDPLALSDERLEYIISRLRAIPHVEIIRLGTRTPVVMPMRITDDLCNMLKRYHPIWLNTHFNHPKEITPAAQAACARLADAGIPLGNQSVLLRGVNDCPHIMKQLVHALVKMRVRPYYIYQCDLSQGISHMRTSVARGIEIIESLRGHTSGYAVPTFVVDAPGGGGKIPVMPQYLISMSERKVVLRNFEGVISAYTEPDDRVSSCTDCKLCADHHHTGLTKLFSGDKVSLEPAGLHQERKRFRRGK; this comes from the coding sequence ATGCCTCATCAGCGAGACATCCCTCTGTGGAAAGACATCGCCGACGCCGAGTGGAACGACTGGCACTGGCAAGTGCGTAACCGCATTCAGGACGTAACCGCGCTCGCACAGGTCGTCACGCTCACTCCCGACGAAAGTGAAGCCGTTTCGGCGACCCTAGGTGCCTTGCGCATGGCCATCACGCCGTACTACGCCTCCCTTATCGACCCGGACGACTCTTGCTGTCCCGTGCGCCGGCAAGCCATTCCCACCGAGCGCGAACTAGTACACGCACCCGAAGACATGGCCGACCCGCTGCACGAAGACAGCGATTCGCCCGTGCCCGGGCTCACCCACCGCTATCCCGACCGCGTGCTGTTTCTCGTTACCGACCAGTGCGCCATGTACTGCCGCCACTGCACGCGGCGCCGCTTTGCCGGGCAGAACGACCAGCCCGCGAGCCTCGCCCAAATAGACCGCTGCATCGAGTATGTCGCCAACACCCCGGTCGTGCGCGACGTAGTGGTCTCCGGCGGCGACCCGCTCGCGCTCTCCGACGAGCGTCTCGAATACATTATCTCGCGCTTGCGCGCCATTCCTCACGTAGAAATTATCCGCCTCGGCACGCGCACGCCCGTAGTTATGCCCATGCGCATTACCGACGACCTCTGCAACATGCTTAAGCGCTATCACCCCATTTGGCTGAATACGCACTTTAACCACCCCAAGGAGATTACACCCGCGGCCCAAGCCGCCTGCGCCCGCCTTGCCGATGCCGGTATTCCGCTGGGCAATCAATCAGTCCTCCTCCGTGGCGTTAACGACTGCCCGCACATTATGAAACAGCTCGTGCACGCCCTAGTCAAAATGCGCGTGCGTCCCTATTACATCTATCAGTGCGACCTCTCGCAAGGCATTTCCCATATGCGCACATCTGTCGCCCGCGGCATCGAGATTATCGAGAGCTTGCGCGGGCACACCTCCGGCTACGCCGTGCCCACTTTTGTCGTGGATGCGCCGGGCGGCGGCGGCAAGATTCCCGTCATGCCGCAATACCTTATCTCGATGTCCGAGCGCAAAGTCGTTTTGCGCAATTTCGAAGGCGTCATTTCTGCTTATACCGAACCCGACGACCGCGTAAGCAGCTGCACCGACTGCAAACTCTGCGCAGACCATCACCATACCGGCCTTACGAAGCTCTTTAGCGGCGACAAAGTATCCCTCGAGCCGGCG